The following nucleotide sequence is from Candidatus Cloacimonadota bacterium.
CAGTGAATACCGTCCGTGTGGAGTATGTTCATCGTGTCATAAATTCCTTAGTTTTGAGCATCCAGATTTCTTGTATTTGTTTCCTACAGTCAATCTCAAACTAAGTTCTGAGGGAGAAATAAAAGATGCAGACGCATTAAAGCAGTATGAAGCATATATCAAGAACAAAAAAGAAAGCCCTTGGCTGGATTATTATTTTAGCGGTTCAACAGAGATTCGTAAAGAGAGCATAAGCGTACTGATTAAAAGATTGGAATACTCAATTCATGAAGCACAATACCGTGTGGTAATAATAGAGAATGCAGACATGATGAATACTCAAACTGCAAATGCATTTCTTAAGACCCTAGAAGAGCCTCCAGATAATACGGTGATACTTTTAATAACCGAAAAACTACCGCAAATAATGCCTACAATCATGTCACGTTGTCAACCGGTTTACTTTAAACCTCTGGCTCAGAATGTGATGCAAGAGATTCTCTTTGAGAGTTTTCAAGTAGATACAATTATCGCAAAAAGTGCCGCTCGCATTAGTGGAGGTAATTTAAAAACGGCTATCCGCATTGCCCAGAACTCTGTTAACAGCATCCGAGATAAAGCCTTTAATTTTATTAGAATGGCATCGCATAAACAGAGCTACGAATACTATCTACAAGTAATGAAACACAAAGAAAGTAGCGACGCATTGCGTGACCTTTTAGCCTATTTGGGGATCATAGCCAACGATCTTGCCGTTATTCATTTTGCTCCCTCTGAAATCACAAATCTGGATCAGAGTGAATTACTTTTTGAGATTGCTCATGACACACTTCCCGATCGTATACCCGATTATCTTTTAACTTTGGATAATTTGAGCAGAAAGCTTGATGGAAATGTGAACCCCACCCTAATTCAACTAAATCTGTTTATTGCTACCCGAAATCTATTGAATCCATGAGTCAACGACGTCTTGCCCGCAATATAAGCGTAATGAGTATTGCTGTGTTTTTAAGCCGAATACTGGGCTTGTTGCGCGATCAGGTAATGGCGTATTTTTTTGGTGGTGGGTATTTGAATGATGCTTTCAATGTTGCATACAATATCCCCAACCTTTTACGCAGACTTTTTGGTGAAGGTGCCCTGTCTACAGCATTTGTACCAATATATAATGAAATAGGCATCAAAAAAGATAAAACTGCTCAAATCAATTTTGCTCTTAATGTCTTAAGTATCTTAACAATGTTTTTGTTGGTGCTTACTATTGCCGGAATTGCCTTTGCTCCACTGCTTGTTAGATTGCTATATCCAGGTTTGGCGCCACAAACCACTGTGGTAGCCATTAAGCTTACAAGAATTATTTTCCCATATCTATTTTTTATCGGCATGTCTTCAACCTTTATTGCCATCCTCAATTCGCATGATTATTTCTTTATGACGGGGTTATCAAGCGCTTTGTTGAATATTGGTATGATTCTAAACATTGTGATTCCTTATTGGCTTCTGAATGTGCCCTCAGAACGCCTTATCTATTTTGCTGGATGGGGAATTGTTGTAGGAGGTTCATTACAGACAATTATCAATTTCCCCTATCTAAGGCAAGTTGGGTATAGATTTGTTCTGATTATCCGTTTTGGTTCTGAAGCTCTGAGAACTATGTGGCAAAGATTCATCCCAGCCATGATTGGAATAGGAATAAGGGAAATTAACCTTATAGCAGACGCCTTAATGGCAAGTTTTTTACCAATTGGCAGCATCACAGCTTTGGGATACGGAAATCGGTTGATGCAATTACCCTTAGGAATCTTTGCAATAAGTGCGGGAACCGCTGTGTTGCCGATGTTTTCACGGCAAGTAAGCAGAAAGGAGTTTTCTGAGTTATCTGAGAGTTTGCGCTTTACTACGCTTAGCCTGGCTTATATCATGCTACCGGTAACCGCACTAATACTAGCTTTGTCGGAAGACTTCGTGGTAATATTATTTGCACATGGAGCTTTTGATGCCTTAGCGGTAAAAATGAGTTCACAAGCCCTAGTGTTTTATTCATTGGGTCTTATTTTCTATAGTATGAATCAAGTGGTTACCCCGCTTTTTTATGCCCATGGCGATACCCGTAGTCCAGTAA
It contains:
- the holB gene encoding DNA polymerase III subunit delta', with the translated sequence MFRKIKGQKQVLYLLQNAIEQQRIAQAYLFHGGDGVGKFMTALYFGMALNCLSSSEYRPCGVCSSCHKFLSFEHPDFLYLFPTVNLKLSSEGEIKDADALKQYEAYIKNKKESPWLDYYFSGSTEIRKESISVLIKRLEYSIHEAQYRVVIIENADMMNTQTANAFLKTLEEPPDNTVILLITEKLPQIMPTIMSRCQPVYFKPLAQNVMQEILFESFQVDTIIAKSAARISGGNLKTAIRIAQNSVNSIRDKAFNFIRMASHKQSYEYYLQVMKHKESSDALRDLLAYLGIIANDLAVIHFAPSEITNLDQSELLFEIAHDTLPDRIPDYLLTLDNLSRKLDGNVNPTLIQLNLFIATRNLLNP
- the murJ gene encoding murein biosynthesis integral membrane protein MurJ, with the protein product MSQRRLARNISVMSIAVFLSRILGLLRDQVMAYFFGGGYLNDAFNVAYNIPNLLRRLFGEGALSTAFVPIYNEIGIKKDKTAQINFALNVLSILTMFLLVLTIAGIAFAPLLVRLLYPGLAPQTTVVAIKLTRIIFPYLFFIGMSSTFIAILNSHDYFFMTGLSSALLNIGMILNIVIPYWLLNVPSERLIYFAGWGIVVGGSLQTIINFPYLRQVGYRFVLIIRFGSEALRTMWQRFIPAMIGIGIREINLIADALMASFLPIGSITALGYGNRLMQLPLGIFAISAGTAVLPMFSRQVSRKEFSELSESLRFTTLSLAYIMLPVTALILALSEDFVVILFAHGAFDALAVKMSSQALVFYSLGLIFYSMNQVVTPLFYAHGDTRSPVILAAIMVGLNIALNFILMQFIQHRGLALSTSLTALVNFIILTILIRKRIVGISLKGILPNLLKSVCIASLVYLLAKYLRYIIPLHSRWELIPKSLIIIIASFVVFYLMGVILHLEYLREASKNICKRLSRK